TATCTTGACAACTCAACCATGAGAGCACCAATTGTAAATGCAATGTTTGATGGTCTACACGTGGCACAAGTCTGGGCCGTCAAGATCAAATCAGTAACACGTTGGCCACAAAGCTTTCGGGAAACTCACCTCAGGTCTTGGAGACATGGTCATCTCCCTCAACCCATTACATCTCTGTACACCCCTGCCTTATCGCTAACCAACATCGCTAACACAAACCCTCACCAACAGCAAATAGCCCTGGgattacagctagctagctatgtatcCTTGGTAATAACTACAGGACACATATTGCCTCCGTTTCTGTCCAACATGCTGTTGATGCTGTGCTTTGTTCTCCAGTtcactttcctccctctctccttctctacctctcgcATCGTCTGTCAGGTTTAAATCGACAATATGGAGGAGATCGATACGGCGCTAACCTCTGTTTTCTAGGTGGTGTGGTAACATGAAAGATGTACCAGGAAGTGTCTGAGTCTAGGTGGTTCTAAGCAGTCTACTCTAAGTTGTTATGAATAGTGTTGTAACACCCCCCCATACACACAAAATGGGAGTATGACACAATGTCTTCTTAAATAAAAAGCGTTACAAGTGCATCGGCATACAAAATATTACCATGGTGTAAAAACAAACATTAACAACCATATAAATAAATTAATatcatattttatatatttatatatcgtTGGGTACTTTTGCTTTCTACTCTGTTCAGTAATTTGGTTTTCATTTCGAAAGGTGCCAGGTTAGAAGTTAATGTGGACTGTAACTAGAGAACTTATTCATGATTAGCAAGCGGGGATGAAGGCATTGATAAAGTGTGTCAGCGGTTAACCTTTTTCAGTCTCTTCTTTCAGGCAACTTAGGTAGCAGAGCAACAGTCCATGCTCTTAAGTCTATTGgttctgttctgttgttttcTAGTGGAAAGTTGGTCTCCTTCCAGAAAGGAAGTTCATGAGATTTGGAACTTTGGAACCTTAGAACCTGTAACATGTTCTGTTCTGAGTGTTGACAGTCCAGTTTTGAAAGCACCTCACCTTCCTTTTATTCTCCTTttatacaaaaataaacattctcTCGTCCTCTTTTCCAGACGCGTTTAGTTGGTCATCTCTTCCTGTCTATCTGGTCCTATCTCTTGCCGTAGCTCTGTTCCAGATACTGCCTCACATCCTTCAGGTTGTAGAAAAAGGGTCCCTTCCCTCCAAGGTAGGCGATCTTCCTCCTCTGCACGATGCACACCCTCTCGTTGGACACACCGTAGGCCACGTTAGCATTGTTGTCCATGCAGTCGGCCACCAGCTGGCACTGAGATGGCAGGCTGAAGGACTCAATCAGCTTCTTGGCCGCCAccaccctctcctccagtgatcgGTGCTTCCTGACCTCGAAGGAGCGCGGGCCCATGGCGGGCGCCACCCACCCGTCCGAGGGGTGTGCCTCGTCGATGTAGACCAGCAGGAAGTCGGCCACGTCTGAGAACTCCTCCACCAGCCGCCGGAAGGCGGGCAGGTGGCTGATGAAGGGGGGTCAGGTGGCCGAGCCGAAGTTCACCACAAGAGGGCGGTCCGACGACTCGAAGTCCAGCAGGCGGCACTCGTCCCCGGGATGAGGGCCCGTGGTGCTGGTCAAGCTGCTTCGCCGCCGGAGGCTACCAGGAACCTTGACCACTTTGGAGTTGGGGGCCTCAAAACCCAGTTTAACCtgcatgggagaggagggaggaagagagaaagagaggatggttAGCAACTGTTTGTATTGAGATGAACAGTCTTTCTAAAATAATAGAAAGGTTTGGTTTTGACAGTCAATCAAGTGTAGACCAGGCACAATAATATATATTGTacattcatacatacacacacactcgtacacacatgtacacacatgcccacaaccatgcacacacacacccacaaaacaCTAAATAATGCTTGACATGTTGTGAGGTGTCAAGTGCTAGACAGGACGTAATGGAAACTTGCACATTGAACTCACTGAGAATAACAAGCGCACAAAGCTGTCAATCAGGGCGAGCCTcaagaatgagtgtgtgtgtgtgtgttaattgtgcgtgggtcagctgtttgttcacctgcacccattaaattattgcatctgagctcctagagtgtgaggCTTTTCTTTTTCAAGTGTTCACCCGCCCGCAATTGCTAATTACCCATCCGCAACCGCCTGACTaagccttcagaaagttttcacaccccttcacttttccacaatttgttttgTTACAAgatgggattaaaatggatttaattgtacatttttgtcaatgatctacacaaaatactctgtaatgtcaaagtggaaaaaaaattctaacatttgtaaaagaaagaacatgaaaaataaaacactcatGTATCTCGATTACATAAGCATTCAACCCTCTAGAATCACGttttacagcaattacagctgtgagtctttctgggtaactcTCTTagagctttgcaaacctggattgtacaatatttgcatattattattctTCAATCTCCAAGCAGTTGACCATTGCTAGACAGCATTTTAAAGTCTTGCCATCAATTTTAAAGGCTatttaagttaaaactgtaaTTAAGTCAATCAGGAACATACAATGTCATCATGGTAATCAACTCCAGTGTAtttttggctttgtgttttaggctaTTATCCCGCTGTAAGGATTCATTTGTCTCCAAGTGTCTGTTGGAaattcctctaggattttgactGTGTTTAGcactattctgtttctttttatcaacaaaaaaactccctagtccttgccgatgacaggcatacccataacatgatgcagccagcaccatgcttgaaaatcaggagtggtactcagtgacgtgttgtattggatttgctttGTATTCATTTCTTTGTCACATttcttgcagttttactttagtgccttactgcaaagaggatgcatgttttggaggggggattctgtacaggcttccttcttttcactcagttaatctgtgtttgaaaatcactgctCCAATGAGAGgcccatacagataattgtatgtgtgggatacagagatgaggtagtcattcaaaaatcatgtttaacacCATAGTCCATGCTAATTATTTTGTGAATTGTTAAGAACATTTTTACTcctgccataacaaaagggttaaATACTTATTTCTCAAATCATAATTCCACATTGATATtattggttattgtgtgtaggccagtgactcaaaatctaaatgtaatccattattAATCCAGGAtccagaacaaaatgtggaaaaagtcaagggatgtgaatcatttctgaaggcactgtatatgagacAAAGTGAACatctgaccctaacccactaatatagaaAAGGCACAGACGTTGACAGACGTTGCAGACGTTGACAGACGTTGCAGACGTTGACAGACGTTGCAGAATTTTGGGGGGGACTAACATAGATATGTTTGTGCTTATATTTCCGACAATTTTGTAGGCTTTTTGTTAATCAACTTGTTTGTAATTAGacacatgcagcttctcttctgtcattatatgttgccctagaagactaaataaaccttTGCTCACCAGAATGTCACAAATCaatagaatgaatgcttcaatctagttgacatcggtCAAGTTTTCTCTGGTTCTTTCACAGAGCAAAGACGTTTTAGGGACGTTTTAGGGACGTTTTAGGGACGTTTTAGGGACAAAATGCAATAACTCGACAACAAAAAGAAAACGGGAAAATGTTCAAATTACATCAATTTGACTGGTTGTGAAAGCTGTGAAAAACGACCAAACATGTTTCTGGGAAGATTTCAGTTCGGcctggatgcatattttatgtgtttgaaatactatcagcttttatgatgctgataaataTAGCACCAATACAGACGGTATCCAACGGTACATTTGCATTCtgtcaagatgctgaaagaaagaaataataTTTCACCACTCTTCTTCTCGAGTGAAAATGTTGCCTACATTTGGTGTATAATTTAACTGCAAGAAATGCTTGAGATTATATTCAGGCTAAATGaaaggttatagacctacagtcagtgtccagatttcagttcccatttaacccatctgaaaaGTACACTTGACGTGCCATGggcctatttgaagtccccaTCTTGTGACGGTTGAATTTTTATCGCCCCTCACAATCACTGCCATCAGCTTTTACaacttcaccaaatctttccccAAGATGACTTTTCtgaccctcccttctctttacttTCAGCTCCATCTCAaagcttttctcttattgaattaaactctgACATTGTCCTTTTTCCCTCCTTGGATGGACATTAACATTTTCTGCCTTTCCCCAACGGGCACGCGCGTGCGTATGTGTGCGCCATCGCGCGCATGGTGATTTTGTCCATCCGCCCCAGacacgatcaggacacgcaggttggaAGATCAAAACAAACTTTGAACCATTAAGTTGGGTCACAGGTCAAAACATATTTAAAACATTCACGGGCATTTAGCTAGCTGACTTGCTGTTGCTCGCTATTTTGTCTTGGGATATTAAcactgggttgttattttaccggATAAGGTCCTTTTTTTTTGCTGGATCTTTGTCGAATTTTGACCCATTTTGAGTCAcagaaaatctgttgttctttaCTCCGACAATTAATGCACAGATAAAAGGGGAAGCCTAGTTCATTTCTAGAAATCTCTCCTTGTTCAGTCTTCTTCTCTGGATTTGATATGATGGTTGACAACCAACTTTCAAGTGCATtatcgcagtgtgtgtgtgtgtgtgtgtgtgtgtgtgtgtgtgtgtgtgtgtgtgtgtgtgtgtgtgtgtgtgtgtgtgtgtgtgtgtgtgtgtgtgtgtgtgtgtgtgtacattatcCAAGCCAAGAGTCATTCATCAAAGTGAGATGGAGAGTGCTGGACAGAAGTGCTTGCCTCCCCATGATCTCAATCCCCACTCGAACACACCGCAAACTTGCCTCCCCATGACAGCTCTAGAACATTGTAAATCTTCCTAAATGTTTTTCTTAGGTCATTGTGGAGCCAACGTCCGTTCTAGGTATTTTACATCAGTAAGTGATTAGATGTATTGAATTGACAAGTACACATGATAGACTTCCCCAAGTCCCTTTCATACCTCTTACATACCTCTTtcatccagtcagtcagcagCCTAAGAGTTGAAAAGAGTGTGAGTGCTGTTGTGGTAAGAGCCTTTTGACACTAACATTGTAATACTCTGTAACAGCCCCGACGCTGATTAGGCATGACTCATGAGAGTTCAGGAAAAGGTAGAACAGTTTAGTGTTTAGTAGGAGTTGGTGACGTAGACACAGcatgggacaggagagagagggaagaaggggcgagagagaaggagaggaggaagaggggtggaaacagatagaggagagagagggaagccagAGTAAGAAAGAGCCAGGGACTGAAcgacagagaggcagggagaagggAAGAAAGAGGGCATGAGAGAGGGAAAACCCACCCACATATCTGCGGGGACTGCGGGTTATGAGTcaatttgtgtgcgtgtgtgtgtgtgcgtgcgtgcgtgcttgcgtgcaTTAACCATGCCAAGAGTCATTCATCAAATTGGGATGGAGTGTGTTGGCCAGAAATGCTTGCCTCCCCATCTCAATCCCCACTAGAACACAGCAAACTTTCCTCCCCATGACAGATTTTCTTAGGTCATTTTGGAGGCAACATCCGTTCTAGGTATTTTACATCAGTAAGTGATAAGATGTATTGAATTGACCAGTACACATGATAGACTTCCCCAAGTCCCTTTCATCCGGTCAGTCAGCAGCCTAAGAGTTGAAAAGAGTGTGAGTGCTGTTGTGGTAAGAGCCTTTTGACACTAACATTGTAATACTCTGTAACAGCCCCGACGCTGATTAGGCATGACTCATGAGAGTTCAGGAAAAGGTAGAACAGTTGAGTGTTTAGTAGGAGTTGGTGACGTAGACACAgcacaacaggagagagagggaaggaggggagagagagaaggagaggaggaagagaggtggaaacagatagaggagagagccAGGGTAGGAGAGAGCCAGGGTAAGAAAGAGCCAGGGACTGAATGAGAGGCAGGgagaaggggaagaaagagggcATGAGAAAGGGAAaaagaaggagtgagagagagaggctggaagaaaggagaaaggagggagaaaaagagaggaggaacGTGACAATAATACAACAGAGGATCAAATTATCAAGAAGGGGgcagaggggagaggtgggggaatCCTTGACCAAATTACCCAAAACTAGACGACCGCATTCTTCAGTAACTAACTTCATGCATGTGTTTCATGCATATAAAATGTGTAAATCCATACTGTACTGCCTGGCTAGCAAAATGCCTATGTGTCAGATGATCTGTGTTAAAGTTTACATGTGCACCTGGCTACCTGCCTGATGTGTCTGGTTAGGACTGACACAACGATGTCTGTTTGGCTTGAGAGTTAAAATGTAACATTTAGGAGAAGCCAGACCTCTGAATTTCCAAGTAACTGAGGGTGAATGGCCCTCAGGGTTTTGACTGTCTGGGGGCCAAAGTTCATCACTTTTTAGATCAGATAacctacatttgatttgatattaaagTTCAACATGCTGATTTAAACAAGGTGACCCATGGACATGGTCTCAGATGGCAAGATAAGAATCCAGCAATGCAGAAATAGTATAATTGTCCTTtcagaatgaatgaatgaatgaatgaataaaacAAATACTATACACTGCTTTTGAAATGGCAAGAGTTACAGAgaagcagcctggtctcatagactaggcgtaacatagtaaatatatATCCTTGACACTgaaatttgtatgatatgttatgtttggcaaggttacataagacagatggttacttaagacaAAAACTAAAGTAAGGTGGTTGGTCATGGTGGAGGGGTGGGCTCGTAATGTGAACATCTAGGAACCCAATTGTTGctagtttgaatctcatcatagacaactttagcattttagacaattagctacttttcaactacttactactttttagctactttgcaactacttagcttgttagctaacacctactctaaccataaccctttaacctaactcctaaatgTGACACTAAGCTTaactctaaccactaacccttagcatggctaacattagccacctagctggaattcgtaacatatactaAGTTTTGCAAATTcgcaacatactgtatgtttgcaagtcttaactgacttgtctaattaaataaaggttaaatacaaaaatTGAATAGTcctgggtgatggacatccacaaattaataccaTACAAAACGTGACAATATACTAAAATAAGTTGACAGATTTACATACAGAGTAATACAAAATGCTGTGAGACCAGGTTGTGTGCTGAAGTGGTTTTGAACAACTTTTATGCATAATGCTATTCCGACTCTTTTAGAGAACACTATTTTACCGCCACAATGCCCAAGACCTGTGGGTGTGTTGTGCACAGGTATACCACAATACAACTTCCTACAACTCATAGTAAAACCACAAACTCTAACTAAAGCGTAGCCTGCAGTGactttatatatatatgacaATACAACATGGTTCATTACCTGTTTATATGCATCCAGCAGGAAGCTGTTCCATATGGACCGGAGCCCTGCCGAGGTCAGCATGCGCTGCCACTCTCCCCCGCCGCTGCCCGAGCAGCTCAGTAAGGACACTAGGCGCTTCACCAGCACCACCGAGTCGTAGAGCGCGAGGAACAAACAGTTGGAGAAGAAACCGGGCAGGATCTGGAGAGTGACCAGTAGGTCCACGCTGCCAGCGCCCATTTTATTTTAGGTTTCTGTCCCCAGACTAAAAGCGACTCCAGAGGCAGCGCAGCTCTGTCTCGGTTTTAGCTGCTTTCCAAACACATTCCGCGCCGGCTGGTGTGCTCCTCTGCTGTCCCCTGCTCGCTGTCTAACACGTTCACACACTTGCATAAATATGTCTCTGTCCCCTCTATGGAAGGTGCGCGGTCTTTATTATGATGCTCGCATTTCAACGGAGTGCGATCTGACTTGACTTGGACCGCACAAATGAATTGACACACGGGGATAAAGTGAGACAGGAGAGGGCTCAAGGAGCGTATCTGAGGGTTGAGAGCTGGGCTCCGCTGGTGCCAAAAGTGCTATAAGGGCTATTTCTTCGCCCTTTGCAATTGCTTCTGTGCTCCGACGAGAATCCCTCTCCGACGTAGCAGTCTTTTTTTTTATACCGTAAACCATTCGCCTCGGTGATATAGCTCCAGGCTTATCTTGTGGTAAGATCATGACGTCACGACGATGGCTCTCCATCTCTCGTGCGCGCGTCGGGGATAGCACTTCGGGGTAATATAACACGTGGAAACGGAGACGGTTGGCCAACCCTACAAGGAACTTTTCCAAAACAATCACACAGAAAATAGTCTCCTTTAGATGTAATGACTTTCCATCCCAGACTTGAGCATGCAAAATAAAGGGTTTTATGTAGTCATCAAATCAAACGTGATACAGTATAAAGCACATTTCTTAAAACAAAATGCAGTTCAAAGGGGTTAAACTGAAAATGATCTGTAACtagcagtgcagtcaaaaacgtgatttttatatactatgaggttggaataatactgtgaaattgtgaaaattatgataatgcctttTTACTGTAATGAGATGTTTGAAAAGACACCTGAAATATCAGTCTCTTTTGGTggaatggagttttggccttctatggtgacatcaccatgcagtaaattagaaagaaagagacagaaatagagttCCAAGcctttctgccaataacagcaaaCGTTCAGTTTTCCCTTCCCTACTCAGACCGGATCTCTATGTGAGTGGAGTTGAGCTGTTGGAAATCCCACACATTGTTTACAGAGTGGTCTTTGCACACTGCTCTGGCTCAACATCCCCTCCACTAAAAATCTCTCAGGGCTCACATCATAGgatgtaggctattaaacaaggACCTAGTGATGATGTGTGGCTAATTTGTTAAAAAAACTAATAGcttttatttttgaccattttaattcaaaacaatcacagtaaagtacttaaaggggcaatcatctgttgctacatccatttttcagacttgattcttgaagaatataacttataagtgcctcatgagcttagttcaactagTTCAACTATCATATCCCATTAGAACCAAACTTTTTAAGAATGTTTAATTCAATATTTGTAAACAaagaaaatgtaaacaaacactatatatcttcaaaacatggttaacaCTATAAGTTTGattcacactccaacactcagacataatttacaaacgaagcatgtgtgtttagtgagtccgccgaTCAGaagcagtaaggatgaccagggatgttctcttgataagtgcgtgaattggaccgtTTTCCTGTCCTTGCAAGCActcaaatgtaatgagtacttttgggtgtcaggaaaaatgtatggagtaaaaagtacattattttctttaggaatgtaatgaagtaaaagtagtcaaaaatataaatagtaatgtaaagtacagatacccccaaaaatgacatagtactttaaaatatttgtacttaagtactttacaccactggtaacAATTAAGTATTTTTCTCTGATTTCTTTTAATTCAAATGGTCAAAAGAggttcttagcaaagagcaatttctcaatcaAGAATTTGACTAGAACTGTCTGGGTGTggtttgagtggggaggggaaaactgaactAGCTGTTAATgtcagaggtttggaactctcttattgGTCAATTGACTCATTTTACTGCCcttttttcaaacagctcttacattaaAAGAGCATTATCATAATTGTCACACTTTcaaagtattattccaaccttatAGTGTGGGAATGTGTATAAAACACAGGAAGTCACATTTATGACTGCTCTGGGCCtttaagaaaataaaaacaaacgAATGCTTAGTTTTGCAAACCCCAGTGTTTTTAAGAACCCAAGTAaagttactgtatatatatatatattcaatataATATTGTTTTCCATAGAGTGTCTCTGTATATAACAGCTCATCTCAGCTAGAGTGGACAAAAGCGTTAACAGACTTGGATTTGTTTTCTAGGAAAGAGTAAATCACCTTATGGCTGTGGCCTGTCAAAATGAACACCTGTCCCTCCTCCTTCAGCTGACCCAAGTCAACATCTCCTACCCAGCCCAGTGACCCACTCAGGGAAAAAAGGAGCCTGACGTTATGATTATTAATTGATAGCTTACATCTGAATTTTGATTGAATGTCATGTATGTAATGTGTTGACAAAAATAAAGGTTATAATCTGATAGGGATGGAGAGTTAGgggggagtcagagagaaagaacaagagagacagggtaaaggaggcagagagagataggccaagacagtggtagagagagggtgcggagggagagatggaaggggggATCTCAGTGTGATCTCTAAGAAATGCCTGGGGTGACGTTGGTAAACAGGTTTGATGTGATTGTCACTGGACATCTGCCATGTGGGACATTCAGACCTTTGATGAACTCATTATGTACACCTCATGATGACTCACTCACTGCTTTAAAGCGTCagtcagcagttgaaacaataaccaaGCGTACTCCCAacccctgttttggtaaaaagctgagggataggGTTGGAGAAATGTAAGCACTCTCAAATTCCTAGACAGCTATGGATGCAAGAATTGACCATTCATTATAGTTtttaccatgttttgaggctatttttacatttgtttacaaacattggcgtgaaacaatcttatattttgggttctgatgggctacaacagttgaactaagcacaTTTTAAAGTTATTTTCTTCAAGACTCAATGGGTATGCAGTATATCCTTAATTTATAAgtacaaaaatggatgtagcaactaatgATTCCAACTTTAACTGCCTTATAACCGTTATAACGTCATGCTATAATTTTTAGAAAACGTATAAACACCA
This genomic stretch from Oncorhynchus kisutch isolate 150728-3 linkage group LG7, Okis_V2, whole genome shotgun sequence harbors:
- the dio2 gene encoding type II iodothyronine deiodinase, translating into MGAGSVDLLVTLQILPGFFSNCLFLALYDSVVLVKRLVSLLSCSGSGGGEWQRMLTSAGLRSIWNSFLLDAYKQVKLGFEAPNSKVVKVPGSLRRRSSLTSTTGPHPGDECRLLDFESSDRPLVVNFGSATUPPFISHLPAFRRLVEEFSDVADFLLVYIDEAHPSDGWVAPAMGPRSFEVRKHRSLEERVVAAKKLIESFSLPSQCQLVADCMDNNANVAYGVSNERVCIVQRRKIAYLGGKGPFFYNLKDVRQYLEQSYGKR